Part of the Arthrobacter gengyunqii genome is shown below.
TTTGCCATCCGCAGCGAGTGGAGTTCGCTGGTGGACCAGGCGGTGGACGGCTTCAACAAGCTGTATGAATTGATCCAGGACAGCCCCATCCCGCATGACGCCGCCGCCATCGAAAACGCCCGTGACGCTGCGATCGACTTTGCCACCAGTTCCACTGTGGGTGCCGGCGCACTGGCCGGCATCGGGGTGGCCACGAACTTTGTCACCGGATTCCTGCTGCTGGCCGTGGTGCTGTTCTACTTCCTCAAGGACGGGGACAAGATCTGGGCCTTCATCCTTCGCTGGTTCCACGGTGAGCGGCTCGAAAAGGCGCGCCTGTCCGGAACCCGGGCGATGGAAGTGCTTGGCGGATACGTCCGGGGGACCGCCATCGTGGCCGCCGTTGACTCGATCTGCATCGGCGCGGCTCTGTTCATCCTGCAGGTGCCGCTGGCACTGCCGCTGTCCGTGATTGTTTTTGTCGGCTCCTTCATTCCTCTGGTGGGAGCCACGGCGGCGGGCGTGCTGGCCGCTTTGATTGCCCTGGTGGCCAACGGTCCCCTGGTGGCACTGATCGTGGTGATCGTGATTATTGCCGTCAACCAGCTGGAGGGAAACTTCCTGCAGCCGGTAGTGATGGGCCGAACCCTGAGCATTCACGCCCTGGTGATTCTGCTGGCGCTGACGGCCGGCACCATTCTGGCCGGAATTGTCGGTGCCATCCTCTCCGTTCCCATTGCTGCAGTTTCCTGGGCGATCATCAAGGTTTGGATTGGAGAGGACGACGGCGATCCGGAAGAGGTCACTGAAGTCCCCGAGCCGGACGAAGCGGAATCCGCTAAGGCGCTCGGCCAAGACTGAACCCCGGGGATCGAACAGTGAGAGGACAGTTTCCGTCATGAAGGCCTTGCCCGTAGAGCCGTCCAGCGCCCCGGTGGCCATCGGGCCGAGGATCCGCCTGGCACGACAGGCCCGGCGGATGACCATCGAGCAGGTGGCCGGCGCCACCGGACTCACCAAAGGGTTCCTCAGTCGGGTGGAGCGGGACCTGACATCGCCGTCGGTGGCGTCGCTGCTGACGCTGTGCCAGGTGCTGTCGATCTCCATCGGGGACCTGTTTACTGCCCCGGCGACGGAACTGACGCGCTGGCGGGATGCACCGTCAGTTCATCTGGGTGGTACCGGGATCACGGAGAGACTGGTGACCCCCCGCGCAGAACGTCGAATCCAGGTTATCCGCGCGGTTATTGAACCCGGGGGCTCCGGGGAGACCGAGCTCTACTCCGTGGATTGCGACGTGGAAGTACTGCACGTTGCCCGCGGCAGCTTCGTTTTGGTCTTCGACGGAGAAACCATGGAGCTTTCCGAAGGGGACACCGTGACGTTTCCCGGTCAGGAGCCGCACTCCTGGCGCAATCCCACGGATACCGAGGCTGTGGTCCTGTGGACGCTGGTCAGCCCGTCTGCGAGCTGACCAGCGGCTGTTAGGCCCCCGCGGGCTGGTTGACCGCGGCCGGCTGGGAAGCTGCGGCCGGCTGGGAAGCTGCGGCGGAAGTGGTCAGCCGGTTCAAGTACTCCACGGCGCCGGTGATGTCCGTCCCCTGGGAGCGGAATCCGATGTGTCCGTCCGGACGCACCACCAGGATCTCCGGGCGTCGGACACTAAGTCCGAGGCGTTCAAAGGCCAGTCCGCTCACGTCCTGGATCTCCGAGGGATCCGCCGCTGCCAGCCGGCTGCCCACAGTCAGGCGCTGGACGCTGAGCCACGGCGAGAGGCGCCCAAGGGCGTCATGGATCCGCAGTTGTGTGTCCGCCGGCCAGCCCGGGCCGCACAGGAGGACGTGGAACCCCGGCGTGGAAAGGACTTCATGCAGGCGACGCTCGCGGCCTTGGTCCAGGACCACGGCATCCGGCATCCGGTCACCGGCCTTCGGACCCGCCGTGAGGAATGCCGGAAGGCGGCTGTCGCCGGTGTCCACCATGTCGCTGTCCCGGTACTGGGTGCCCAACTGGGAAACGGTCCGGAACAGACGTGTGCGAAGTGCTTTTGAGCCTGAAGCCTTAGGGGCGATGGCGGGCAGGAGCTTGGTCCGGGGCAGCTTCAGCAGGCCGTTTTTGGACGACGCGAGGCGGAAGATGCGGTCGGTGAAGTTCAATACGTTCTGGCCCACGGGCCGGCGTTCGGCGTCGTAGCTGTCCACCAGTTCTTCCGAGGCCAGGCCGCGTGCACCCAGCGACAGTTTCCAGCCCAGGTTCAAGGCGTCCTGGATGCCGGTGTTCATGCCCTGCGCAGCAACGGGGGAGGAGACGTGGGCAGCGTCGCCGGCCAGGAAGACGGAACCGTTCTGGTAGTACTCGGCAATCTGGTGGGACAGCTTGAACGTGCTGATCCACTGCGGGTCGCGCAGGCTTAGTGCGCCGTCGGCGAACTTGTCCGCGATGTTCTGGAGGGACTCCAGCGTCGCCTCGCCCGAGTCTCCGTCCTCCTTCATGGCGATGAGACGCCATGTGGCCGGCTGGCCCAGGGGGAAGAGGAGCAGGAATCCGTCCTCGTTGAGGTAGGAATGCATGGTGTCCGGCTCCGCGCCGTCGATTTCGAGGTCGGCCAGCACATATGTGCCGGGGTAGCCGCTGCCGCGCCAGTCCATGCCGGCCTTGGACCTGACCGTGCTGTGTGCGCCGTCGGCACCGACGACGTAGCGGGCGCGGATACGTTCGATGCCACGGTCCATGCGCTGGATCTTGGCTTCCACTCCGGCAAACGGATCTTCCGGGTCCAGGCGTTCCAGATCCTGGAGTTCGACGCCGCGTTCCACGCGAACCCGTCGTCCCGCCAGATGGGAGGTCAGGGCCCGTTCGGTTTCCGCCTGCGAGAGGAAGAGCAGGTGCTGGAATTCGGAGTCTTCACTGCCTGCATCGGCCAGGTCAACCGGGATGATCTGTTCGGGCAGGTGAAGGTGGAGTCTGCGGGCAGGGTGTCCTGCCGCTGCGAGTGCGGCGCTGATGCCGAAGGGCCGCAGGGCCTCCAGGGTGCGCGGCTGCAGTGCCAATGCCCGGGAGTGTTCCGCCGGCGTCAGGCTGCGGTCAATGATGCGGAAACTGGTGCCAAAGCTGTCGAGTTGGGCCGCGAGGGCCAACCCCGTGGGTCCCGCGCCCACGATCAGGACGTCGACGTCGTAGTTACTGTCCGCACTGTGCTGTTGAGCCGCCATGAGAACAGCCTAGTCTTGACGACAGCCCACGTTCCACTTTAGCCTCATGGGAAACACTTGATGCCTATCAGGCAACGCGCTCGGAAGTACTGGATCCTCACGGTCTTCATGGCGCGGAGCCAGGGTCCGGCCGGGCTCCGGCAGGCCCGGATCTGGAGAAACAGCATGCAGAACCCGCCGCGGATCACCGCCAACGGCAACCTTGGACCTGTTGACGCGGCATTGGTGCCGCGGTACGCCGGTCCGGCAACCTACGCCCGGCTGCCCCGGTTGGACCAGGTGCAGCATGCTGACGTGGCAGTGGTGGGTGTGCCGTTCGATACCGGTGTCTCTTTTCGGCCGGGTGCCCGCTTCGGAGCCAATCACGTTCGGGAAGCCTCCCGTCTCCTGCGTCCCTACAACCCTGCGCAGGACACATCGCCGTTCGAAAACCTCCAGGTGGCGGATGCCGGCGACATGGCAGTGAATCCGTTCAACATCAATGAAGCAATCGAAGCCATTCAGGCAAGCGCCCTGGACCTGACCGAGGCAGGTTCGAAACTCCTGACGCTGGGTGGGGACCATACGATTGCGCTGCCACTGCTGCGTGCCGCCACCGAACGTGCCGGCCGGCCCGTTGCACTGCTGCACTTCGACGCTCATCTGGACACCTGGGACAGCTACTTTGGTGCTGAATACACGCACGGCACTCCCTTCCGCCGGGCCGTGGAGGAAGGGATCCTCGATACCGAGGCCATCTCGCACGTGGGTACCCGCGGACCGCTCTACGGAAAGCGGGACCTGGAGGATGACCGCCGCTTCGGGTTCGGTATCGTGACGTCCTCCGACGTTTTCCGGCAGGGCGTGGATGAAGTGGTTGCGAAGCTGCGGGACCGAATCGGAAGCCGGCCGCTGTATATTTCGGTGGACATTGACGTCCTTGACCCGGCCCACGCACCGGGAACCGGCACCCCCGAAGCCGGCGGCATGACCAGCCGCGAACTCCTGGAGATCTTGCGCGGCCTGCGCGGCCTGAACCTGGTGGGCGCCGACGTCGTCGAGGTTGCCCCGGCATATGACCACGCGGATATTACCGCCGTGGCCGCGTCCCACGTCGCCTATGACCTGATCACCCTGATGGGACTGTCCGAATGAGCGCGGGAACAAGCCGGGAGGGTGCGTCACCGGTGCGCAACGGCGGGGACCTGGTGGTGGAAACCCTGGCCGCACTCGGCGCGACCACCGTTTTTGGCATTCCCGGCCAGCATGCGCTGGGCCTTTTCGATGCGCTGTCCCGGTCCACCCTTCGCTTTGTGTCCTCACGGGTGGAGAACAA
Proteins encoded:
- a CDS encoding FAD-dependent monooxygenase; the protein is MAAQQHSADSNYDVDVLIVGAGPTGLALAAQLDSFGTSFRIIDRSLTPAEHSRALALQPRTLEALRPFGISAALAAAGHPARRLHLHLPEQIIPVDLADAGSEDSEFQHLLFLSQAETERALTSHLAGRRVRVERGVELQDLERLDPEDPFAGVEAKIQRMDRGIERIRARYVVGADGAHSTVRSKAGMDWRGSGYPGTYVLADLEIDGAEPDTMHSYLNEDGFLLLFPLGQPATWRLIAMKEDGDSGEATLESLQNIADKFADGALSLRDPQWISTFKLSHQIAEYYQNGSVFLAGDAAHVSSPVAAQGMNTGIQDALNLGWKLSLGARGLASEELVDSYDAERRPVGQNVLNFTDRIFRLASSKNGLLKLPRTKLLPAIAPKASGSKALRTRLFRTVSQLGTQYRDSDMVDTGDSRLPAFLTAGPKAGDRMPDAVVLDQGRERRLHEVLSTPGFHVLLCGPGWPADTQLRIHDALGRLSPWLSVQRLTVGSRLAAADPSEIQDVSGLAFERLGLSVRRPEILVVRPDGHIGFRSQGTDITGAVEYLNRLTTSAAASQPAAASQPAAVNQPAGA
- a CDS encoding helix-turn-helix domain-containing protein — protein: MKALPVEPSSAPVAIGPRIRLARQARRMTIEQVAGATGLTKGFLSRVERDLTSPSVASLLTLCQVLSISIGDLFTAPATELTRWRDAPSVHLGGTGITERLVTPRAERRIQVIRAVIEPGGSGETELYSVDCDVEVLHVARGSFVLVFDGETMELSEGDTVTFPGQEPHSWRNPTDTEAVVLWTLVSPSAS
- the speB gene encoding agmatinase, which gives rise to MQNPPRITANGNLGPVDAALVPRYAGPATYARLPRLDQVQHADVAVVGVPFDTGVSFRPGARFGANHVREASRLLRPYNPAQDTSPFENLQVADAGDMAVNPFNINEAIEAIQASALDLTEAGSKLLTLGGDHTIALPLLRAATERAGRPVALLHFDAHLDTWDSYFGAEYTHGTPFRRAVEEGILDTEAISHVGTRGPLYGKRDLEDDRRFGFGIVTSSDVFRQGVDEVVAKLRDRIGSRPLYISVDIDVLDPAHAPGTGTPEAGGMTSRELLEILRGLRGLNLVGADVVEVAPAYDHADITAVAASHVAYDLITLMGLSE
- a CDS encoding AI-2E family transporter, with translation MSTTPSPQQRGPVGEPPQRYWSGSLGHAAQRAAQILLILLLVGVAVYGLLQITLVVIPVLLALILAAAIAPFVNWLRRKGWPSALATGVSFLLLLAVFGGLITGIVFAIRSEWSSLVDQAVDGFNKLYELIQDSPIPHDAAAIENARDAAIDFATSSTVGAGALAGIGVATNFVTGFLLLAVVLFYFLKDGDKIWAFILRWFHGERLEKARLSGTRAMEVLGGYVRGTAIVAAVDSICIGAALFILQVPLALPLSVIVFVGSFIPLVGATAAGVLAALIALVANGPLVALIVVIVIIAVNQLEGNFLQPVVMGRTLSIHALVILLALTAGTILAGIVGAILSVPIAAVSWAIIKVWIGEDDGDPEEVTEVPEPDEAESAKALGQD